In Herbaspirillum seropedicae, a single window of DNA contains:
- a CDS encoding serine acetyltransferase: MTRDPDWEADLRRYDMRRPFLKEQSIWAIWVYRWGRRIEARPAGLSRKIANLFYWLAFRLVETVFGISLPRTARIGPGLRIWHFGNIFLHGDVVIGAGCTLRQGVTIGNRREGGPVPVLGDNVELGAYAQVLGAVHLGDGCKVGAMSVVLDDVPPGATAVGAPARVIARTSAGSLASASSELLQKDMT, from the coding sequence ATGACGAGAGATCCCGACTGGGAAGCCGACCTGCGGCGCTATGACATGCGCCGCCCCTTCCTCAAGGAACAATCGATCTGGGCGATCTGGGTGTATCGCTGGGGCCGCCGTATCGAGGCGCGTCCGGCGGGACTGTCCCGCAAGATCGCCAACCTGTTCTACTGGCTGGCCTTCCGGCTGGTCGAAACCGTATTCGGCATCAGCCTGCCGCGCACCGCCAGGATAGGCCCGGGCCTGCGCATCTGGCACTTCGGCAACATCTTCCTGCACGGCGACGTGGTCATCGGTGCGGGCTGCACGCTGCGCCAGGGCGTGACCATCGGCAACCGCCGCGAAGGCGGTCCGGTGCCGGTGCTGGGCGACAACGTCGAGCTGGGTGCGTACGCCCAGGTGCTGGGCGCGGTCCACCTGGGCGATGGCTGCAAGGTGGGGGCGATGTCCGTGGTGCTGGACGACGTGCCACCGGGCGCGACCGCCGTGGGCGCACCCGCGCGCGTGATTGCGCGCACCTCGGCGGGCAGCCTTGCATCCGCCTCTTCCGAATTACTGCAAAAGGACATGACATGA
- a CDS encoding TetR/AcrR family transcriptional regulator, translating to MDIFGSNHFQINIFMPASSSSSAPSSRRRNPGRPREFDADQALDGAVRVFSERGYAGASISDLSEAMQLAQGSLYKAFRDKQSLFLAALERYRTQRSEKLRRAIDAGATGRERLRNMLLFYAESAQGAAGRQGCLVVSSAVAITGFEPSVATQIASTLARNEALLGELIRQGQQDGSVAAHADPPSTARLLLCLTQGMRVVGKAGRSRKEMLALVEVALKVLD from the coding sequence ATGGATATATTTGGAAGTAATCATTTCCAAATTAATATTTTCATGCCTGCTTCTTCCTCCTCTTCCGCTCCGTCGTCCCGCCGGCGCAACCCCGGTCGGCCGCGTGAGTTCGATGCCGACCAAGCGCTGGATGGCGCAGTGCGTGTGTTCAGCGAGCGTGGCTATGCCGGCGCCTCGATCAGTGATCTGAGCGAGGCCATGCAGCTGGCTCAAGGCAGTCTCTACAAGGCATTCCGGGATAAACAATCTCTCTTCCTGGCCGCTTTGGAACGCTATCGGACGCAGCGTTCGGAAAAACTCCGGCGCGCCATCGATGCCGGCGCCACCGGGCGTGAGCGCTTGCGCAACATGCTGCTGTTCTATGCGGAGTCTGCCCAGGGCGCGGCGGGGCGGCAGGGTTGCCTGGTCGTCAGCAGCGCCGTGGCAATCACGGGCTTCGAGCCATCCGTAGCGACGCAGATTGCTTCGACGCTGGCGCGCAACGAGGCTTTGTTGGGCGAGCTGATCCGCCAGGGGCAGCAGGATGGGTCGGTGGCTGCGCATGCCGATCCCCCCTCGACGGCGCGCCTGCTGTTGTGCCTGACCCAGGGCATGCGGGTGGTCGGGAAGGCAGGGCGCAGCCGCAAGGAAATGCTGGCGCTGGTGGAGGTGGCGCTGAAAGTGCTGGATTGA
- the galE gene encoding UDP-glucose 4-epimerase GalE, which produces MTQATILVTGGAGYIGSHTCVELIHAGYAVVVLDNLCNSRASVIDRIAQISGQRPHFVQGDIRDRAVLDGIFKSHRIEAVIHFAGLKAVGESVAQPLRYYDNNVHGSNVLFEAMAAHGVKNIVFSSSATVYGDPASVPITEEFPLSATNPYGRSKLMVEQILGDLHVADPSWRIALLRYFNPVGAHESGLIGEDPSGIPNNLLPFIAQVADGRRAALSVYGSDYPTPDGTGVRDYIHVVDLALGHLKTLRKLEQGPGVYTYNLGTGRGNSVLEMLAAFEQACGNKLPYQLVDRRPGDIACCYAATERAERELGWRAQRGIEAMCADTWRWQALAKRLAQEEAA; this is translated from the coding sequence ATGACCCAAGCCACCATCCTCGTCACCGGCGGCGCCGGCTACATCGGTTCGCACACCTGCGTCGAGCTCATCCATGCCGGCTATGCCGTGGTGGTGCTGGACAACCTGTGCAACAGCCGCGCCAGCGTGATCGATCGCATCGCGCAGATTTCCGGACAACGTCCGCATTTCGTGCAGGGCGACATCCGCGACCGCGCGGTGCTGGATGGCATCTTCAAGAGCCATCGCATCGAGGCCGTGATCCACTTCGCCGGCCTCAAGGCGGTCGGCGAATCGGTGGCGCAGCCGCTGCGCTACTACGACAACAACGTCCACGGCAGCAATGTGCTGTTCGAAGCCATGGCTGCGCATGGAGTGAAGAACATCGTCTTCTCGTCCTCGGCCACCGTCTATGGCGATCCGGCCAGCGTGCCGATCACGGAAGAATTCCCGCTCTCGGCCACCAATCCCTATGGCCGCAGCAAGCTGATGGTGGAGCAGATCCTGGGTGACCTGCACGTGGCCGATCCCAGCTGGCGCATTGCGCTGCTGCGCTACTTCAATCCGGTCGGCGCGCATGAGAGCGGACTCATCGGCGAAGACCCCAGCGGCATTCCCAACAACCTGCTGCCCTTCATCGCGCAGGTGGCCGATGGCCGTCGCGCGGCGCTGTCGGTCTATGGCAGCGATTACCCGACCCCGGACGGCACGGGGGTGCGCGATTACATCCACGTCGTCGACCTCGCGCTGGGCCACCTGAAGACCTTGCGCAAGCTGGAGCAGGGGCCGGGCGTCTACACCTACAACCTGGGCACCGGACGCGGCAACAGCGTGCTGGAAATGCTGGCGGCCTTCGAACAGGCCTGCGGCAACAAGCTGCCTTACCAGTTGGTGGATCGCCGTCCCGGCGATATCGCCTGCTGCTACGCCGCCACCGAACGCGCAGAGCGCGAGCTGGGCTGGCGCGCCCAGCGCGGCATCGAAGCCATGTGCGCCGATACCTGGCGCTGGCAGGCATTGGCCAAGCGACTGGCCCAGGAAGAGGCTGCCTGA
- a CDS encoding methyl-accepting chemotaxis protein, whose translation MQCVRAVGPWLAGLLVGSLAGLALDALGAGQWLPGPVIHALGVLLGMAVFAPLRQRSQPQGNQLVDRISGEIDHIMIGAAETSFFVDTIKTKLSKDVDAANRIAASAEQNAATTQQIAANAERASSIASEVRTESVSGRSEVDRGLQQIGQARTDALSASSMMAQLQEKSRRIHGITEVISEIAARTNLLALNAAIEAARAGEQGRGFAVVAGEVRQLAQRTKEATDDIGTMVRAITEEAERAASGMNSLSSRVLEAAQNVEKVHGLLNSIERSASQSQEQIEEIAVASREHVQTTQEIADAITDIRNGMLQTDTELPRVAASAMQLSERAEAVFEAIVEGGARGGHDDIRIAAADAAAAVGKLFEESIRAGVITEAALFDRHYKPIPNTSPQKHSSQFDAFTDRVLPAIQEALLERMPQLAYAGAVDNNGYFPTHNKKFSQPLTGNYDVDLVNNRTKRIFSDRTGKRCGSNTKPFLLQTYKRDTGEVMHDLSVPIHVHGKHWGGFRVGYRSSHAPAPAVATTPAPVPSPAKVSVRIARG comes from the coding sequence ATGCAATGTGTCCGTGCCGTGGGGCCTTGGCTGGCCGGCCTGTTGGTGGGCAGCCTGGCGGGGCTGGCGCTGGATGCGCTTGGGGCGGGACAGTGGCTGCCTGGCCCCGTGATCCACGCTCTGGGCGTGCTGCTGGGGATGGCGGTGTTCGCGCCTTTGCGCCAGCGCAGCCAGCCGCAGGGCAATCAACTGGTCGACCGGATCAGTGGCGAGATCGATCACATCATGATCGGGGCCGCCGAGACTTCCTTCTTCGTCGACACCATCAAGACCAAGCTCAGCAAGGATGTGGACGCGGCCAATCGCATCGCCGCCAGCGCCGAACAGAACGCGGCGACCACGCAGCAGATTGCCGCCAATGCCGAGCGCGCCTCCTCCATCGCCTCTGAAGTGCGCACCGAGAGCGTGAGCGGACGTTCCGAGGTGGACCGCGGCTTGCAGCAGATCGGCCAGGCCCGGACCGATGCCTTGTCGGCGTCGTCGATGATGGCGCAGTTGCAGGAGAAATCGCGCCGCATCCATGGCATCACCGAGGTGATCAGCGAGATCGCCGCGCGCACCAACCTGCTGGCGCTCAACGCCGCCATTGAAGCGGCCCGCGCTGGTGAGCAAGGGCGCGGATTTGCCGTGGTGGCGGGGGAAGTGCGCCAGTTGGCCCAGCGCACCAAGGAGGCCACCGATGATATCGGCACGATGGTGCGCGCCATTACCGAAGAGGCTGAACGGGCCGCCAGCGGCATGAATTCCCTCAGCAGCCGGGTGCTGGAAGCGGCCCAGAACGTGGAGAAGGTGCATGGGCTGTTGAACAGCATCGAGCGTTCGGCCAGCCAGTCCCAGGAGCAGATCGAGGAAATCGCGGTGGCGTCCCGCGAGCATGTGCAGACCACCCAGGAAATCGCCGACGCCATCACCGACATCCGCAACGGCATGCTGCAGACCGATACCGAATTGCCGCGCGTGGCGGCTTCGGCCATGCAGCTCTCGGAGCGCGCCGAGGCAGTCTTCGAGGCCATCGTCGAGGGCGGCGCACGCGGCGGCCACGATGACATCCGCATTGCCGCCGCCGACGCTGCGGCAGCGGTGGGCAAGCTGTTCGAGGAATCGATCCGGGCCGGGGTCATCACCGAGGCGGCGCTGTTCGACCGCCACTACAAGCCCATTCCCAACACCTCGCCGCAAAAGCATTCCAGTCAGTTCGACGCCTTCACCGACCGCGTGCTGCCAGCCATCCAGGAGGCGCTGCTGGAGCGCATGCCGCAACTGGCCTATGCCGGGGCGGTGGACAACAATGGCTATTTCCCCACCCACAACAAGAAATTCTCCCAGCCGCTCACCGGTAACTACGACGTGGACCTGGTCAACAACCGCACCAAGCGCATCTTCAGTGATCGCACCGGCAAGCGTTGCGGCTCCAATACCAAGCCCTTCCTGTTGCAAACTTATAAACGCGATACCGGCGAGGTGATGCACGACCTGTCGGTGCCTATTCATGTGCACGGCAAGCACTGGGGCGGCTTCCGGGTCGGTTACCGCTCCAGCCACGCGCCTGCGCCTGCGGTGGCGACGACGCCCGCGCCGGTCCCGTCGCCAGCGAAAGTATCGGTGAGAATTGCCAGGGGATGA
- a CDS encoding beta-1,6-N-acetylglucosaminyltransferase, with translation MKNNTMNIAYLILAHNNPRLLDTLMAQLDSDQAQADAPAHPAAPSKAHFFLHIDRKTDIAPFLGLADRYPHLHFCRDRVDGAWAHFSLVEATLRLMRQAMQTLGTPDRVVLLSGATLPVQPPAYIASFFARERGANYMDAFAMPNEEYGKGLGRLEHYWIRRSPPMHRYRWMLQDFINAHLPRRNFRRAFGPLQPAAGSQWWAITGEACRYVLDYVSEHPRFVRFCHHTDCPDEFFFQTILWNSPFKESLRPTLTYTDWRPGKQSPEAINGDTLAQFAQDVVFNSPHNNSPLPPGEVLFARKFDEQDWPVIEQLVALLQAKAARQAAAPLRESA, from the coding sequence ATGAAGAACAACACGATGAACATCGCCTACCTGATCCTGGCCCACAACAATCCTCGCCTGCTGGACACGCTCATGGCCCAGCTCGACAGTGACCAGGCGCAGGCCGATGCACCCGCGCATCCGGCGGCCCCCTCGAAGGCCCATTTCTTCCTGCACATTGACCGCAAGACCGACATCGCGCCCTTCCTGGGACTGGCCGACCGCTATCCGCACCTGCACTTCTGCCGCGATCGCGTCGATGGCGCATGGGCGCATTTCTCGCTGGTGGAAGCCACGCTGCGGCTGATGCGCCAGGCGATGCAGACCCTGGGCACGCCCGACCGCGTCGTCCTGCTCAGCGGCGCTACGCTGCCGGTGCAACCGCCCGCTTACATCGCCAGCTTCTTTGCGCGCGAGCGCGGGGCCAACTACATGGATGCCTTTGCCATGCCCAATGAAGAGTACGGCAAGGGCCTGGGCCGGCTGGAGCACTACTGGATACGCCGCAGTCCGCCCATGCACCGCTATCGCTGGATGTTGCAGGACTTCATCAACGCCCACCTGCCGCGCCGCAATTTCCGGCGCGCCTTCGGCCCGTTGCAACCGGCGGCGGGTTCGCAATGGTGGGCCATCACTGGCGAGGCCTGCCGCTACGTGCTCGACTACGTCAGCGAGCATCCGCGCTTCGTGCGCTTCTGCCATCACACCGATTGCCCGGATGAGTTCTTCTTCCAGACCATCCTCTGGAATTCGCCCTTCAAGGAGAGCCTGCGCCCTACCCTGACCTACACCGACTGGCGGCCCGGCAAGCAGAGTCCCGAAGCCATCAACGGCGATACGCTGGCGCAGTTTGCCCAGGACGTGGTCTTCAATTCGCCGCACAACAATAGTCCGCTGCCGCCCGGTGAAGTCTTGTTTGCGCGCAAGTTCGATGAGCAGGACTGGCCGGTCATCGAGCAGCTGGTCGCGCTGCTGCAGGCCAAGGCAGCGCGCCAGGCTGCCGCGCCGCTCAGGGAATCAGCCTGA
- a CDS encoding glycosyltransferase family A protein has translation MATIDVLLPVKNGVDFLAESLDSLQAQTVTDWRVLVLDHGSTDGSAEMVERYHERDARIELHRFPEADGLSGLLNKGLEISDCRYVMRHDADDVCYPERMAISLAAFEANPQCVAIGGQADVIDAKGGPIHEMKMPVGVQRVAAASLFRNPIAHPTAMLDFAEVQRQGIRYGVDFMGVFPQEQQMMVKNLAEDYFLFGQLGIQSKCNNVPQKLIKYRWHGNNVSATRFDEQMKVSLQVSRYLVRAFARMKQQPYFDPAPFCNHGGLLFEINGRSDFSPEFERMAAAVREGLMHSPEVERELRFRKLATTRNELLLLWRYFLFQAGNEPETGEWNAVRSWLIRRIPGKRRMSTLLETAAA, from the coding sequence ATGGCGACCATCGATGTGCTGCTGCCGGTCAAGAATGGGGTGGATTTCCTGGCGGAGTCGCTGGACAGCTTGCAAGCCCAGACGGTGACCGACTGGCGCGTGCTGGTGCTGGACCACGGGTCCACCGATGGCAGCGCCGAGATGGTGGAGCGCTATCACGAACGCGATGCCCGCATCGAACTGCATCGCTTCCCCGAAGCCGATGGCTTGTCGGGCCTGCTCAACAAGGGACTGGAGATCAGCGATTGCCGCTACGTGATGCGGCATGATGCCGACGACGTCTGCTATCCCGAACGCATGGCCATTTCCCTGGCGGCCTTTGAGGCGAACCCGCAGTGCGTGGCCATTGGCGGCCAGGCCGATGTGATCGATGCCAAGGGCGGTCCTATCCATGAGATGAAGATGCCGGTGGGCGTGCAGCGCGTGGCGGCAGCCAGCCTGTTCCGCAATCCCATTGCCCACCCCACGGCCATGCTGGATTTTGCCGAGGTGCAGCGCCAGGGGATCCGCTATGGCGTCGATTTCATGGGCGTGTTCCCGCAGGAGCAGCAGATGATGGTCAAGAACCTGGCCGAGGATTACTTCCTCTTCGGCCAGCTCGGCATTCAAAGCAAGTGCAACAACGTGCCGCAGAAACTGATCAAGTATCGCTGGCACGGTAATAACGTCAGCGCGACCCGTTTCGATGAACAGATGAAGGTCTCCCTGCAGGTGTCGCGCTATCTGGTGCGGGCCTTTGCGCGGATGAAGCAGCAGCCCTATTTCGATCCCGCGCCGTTCTGCAATCATGGCGGCCTGCTCTTCGAGATCAATGGCCGCAGTGATTTTTCGCCCGAGTTCGAGCGCATGGCCGCAGCGGTGCGCGAGGGACTGATGCATTCGCCGGAGGTGGAGCGTGAGCTGCGCTTCCGCAAGCTCGCCACCACCCGCAATGAATTGCTGCTGCTGTGGCGCTACTTCCTGTTCCAGGCTGGCAACGAGCCCGAGACCGGCGAGTGGAATGCCGTGCGCTCCTGGCTGATCCGCCGCATTCCCGGCAAGCGGCGCATGAGCACCTTGCTGGAGACGGCCGCGGCCTGA
- a CDS encoding NAD(P)-dependent oxidoreductase: MNDSTIKGAVAMKIAFLGLGTMGFPMAANLVRAGYAVRAWNRSPAPVERLAALGAQAAATPAEAAADADVLISMLADDDATETSLLDAGALAALRPGAIHVNMATISVALALRLAGLHQARGVAYVAAPVLGRVNVAEAGQLNILAAGEEQALAAVQPLLDVLGQKTWRLGRQPEQANAAKLAMNFMIASAIGAMSEAVALVQGYGLDKAGFIELATSTAFAAPVYKGYGQAIADDRFEPAGFKLALGLKDVRLALEAGEQAHVPLSLASALRDLHIDGLAHGEGHLDWAALSRASARRAGQA; the protein is encoded by the coding sequence ATGAATGATTCGACAATCAAAGGAGCTGTGGCTATGAAAATCGCTTTTCTCGGTCTGGGCACGATGGGCTTCCCCATGGCTGCCAACCTGGTGCGCGCCGGCTATGCCGTGCGCGCCTGGAACCGTTCACCGGCGCCCGTAGAACGGCTGGCAGCACTGGGAGCGCAGGCCGCCGCCACGCCGGCGGAGGCGGCTGCCGATGCGGATGTGCTCATCTCCATGCTGGCGGACGATGACGCCACCGAGACCAGCTTGCTGGATGCCGGCGCACTGGCCGCGCTCAGGCCGGGTGCGATCCATGTCAACATGGCAACGATATCGGTTGCGCTGGCGCTACGCCTGGCGGGATTGCATCAGGCGCGTGGCGTGGCCTATGTCGCCGCGCCGGTGCTGGGGCGGGTGAATGTGGCGGAGGCGGGGCAACTCAATATCCTGGCCGCTGGCGAAGAACAGGCGTTGGCGGCGGTCCAGCCCTTGCTGGATGTGCTGGGCCAGAAGACCTGGCGCCTGGGGCGGCAGCCCGAGCAGGCCAATGCTGCCAAGCTGGCCATGAACTTCATGATTGCCAGCGCCATCGGCGCCATGAGCGAGGCCGTTGCGCTGGTGCAGGGGTATGGCCTGGACAAGGCGGGATTCATCGAGCTGGCGACGTCCACGGCCTTCGCGGCGCCGGTCTACAAGGGGTATGGGCAGGCGATTGCCGATGACCGCTTCGAGCCGGCCGGTTTCAAGCTTGCGCTCGGGCTCAAGGATGTGCGCCTGGCGCTGGAGGCGGGCGAGCAGGCCCATGTGCCGCTGTCGCTGGCCAGCGCATTGCGCGACCTGCATATCGATGGTCTGGCCCATGGTGAAGGCCATCTCGACTGGGCGGCGCTCTCGCGCGCTTCGGCGCGCCGGGCTGGCCAGGCCTGA
- a CDS encoding metal/formaldehyde-sensitive transcriptional repressor: MAHLTQDKDALLKRVRRIGGQVQALERALEGETDCAKTLHLAAAIRGAVHGLMDELIEAHAREHVARPGLTDAERSQGLEEVLEAIRRYAK; this comes from the coding sequence ATGGCACACCTGACGCAGGACAAGGATGCCCTGCTCAAGCGCGTCCGCCGCATCGGCGGGCAGGTCCAGGCGCTGGAACGCGCCCTGGAGGGCGAAACCGACTGCGCCAAGACCTTGCACCTCGCCGCCGCCATCCGGGGCGCGGTGCACGGCCTGATGGACGAACTCATCGAAGCCCACGCACGCGAACATGTGGCCCGCCCCGGCCTGACCGACGCCGAACGCAGCCAGGGACTGGAAGAAGTCCTGGAAGCGATTCGCCGCTACGCCAAATGA
- a CDS encoding acyltransferase family protein codes for MEKQHHGGLEILKLIMSLMVVGIHTNPFASLPALNSLTSNGIFRIAVPVFFVMNGYFLSLERDKFLPWLRRIVLLYLLLSLLFSPLWLDTASPQDALLSIVQNLATGWHHLWYLAALIVAACLAYLGRAHLSLLLPVALLCFVAGIVLQAIALWNGNDFAHAIHGQFDLYRNALTVALPFLLIGMALRRRQTPLHVSLPLLLLVGALFVGEIVLWGWLSRNQTRDLYASLIVVAPVLFLAARQVQLNYRDHMSARIYYFHPIFEMAFKLNGKFGGGKVFLVTAVLSALLAYAIGKLKTLQGAGRLGWVRLIP; via the coding sequence ATGGAAAAACAGCATCATGGCGGCCTGGAAATCCTCAAGCTCATCATGAGCCTGATGGTGGTGGGCATTCATACCAACCCGTTTGCGAGCCTGCCAGCGCTCAATTCATTGACTTCCAACGGCATCTTCCGCATCGCCGTGCCGGTGTTCTTTGTGATGAATGGCTACTTCCTGAGCCTGGAGCGCGACAAGTTCCTGCCCTGGCTGCGCCGCATCGTGCTGCTCTACCTGTTGCTGAGCCTGCTGTTTTCGCCCTTGTGGCTCGATACCGCTTCGCCGCAGGACGCATTGCTTTCGATTGTGCAGAATCTGGCGACGGGCTGGCATCACCTGTGGTATCTGGCGGCCTTGATCGTGGCGGCTTGCCTGGCCTACCTGGGACGCGCGCACTTGTCCTTGCTGCTGCCGGTGGCGCTGCTGTGCTTCGTTGCAGGCATTGTGTTGCAGGCCATTGCGCTGTGGAATGGCAATGACTTTGCCCATGCCATCCACGGCCAGTTCGACCTGTATCGCAATGCCCTCACGGTAGCCTTGCCCTTCCTGCTGATCGGCATGGCGCTGCGCCGGCGCCAGACGCCGTTGCATGTGTCACTGCCGCTGTTGCTGCTGGTGGGCGCGCTGTTCGTGGGCGAGATCGTGCTGTGGGGATGGCTGAGCCGCAACCAGACGCGCGACCTCTACGCCAGCCTGATCGTGGTCGCGCCCGTGCTGTTCCTGGCGGCGCGCCAGGTGCAACTGAACTATCGCGACCACATGTCGGCGCGCATCTACTACTTCCATCCCATCTTCGAGATGGCCTTCAAGCTCAATGGCAAGTTCGGTGGCGGCAAGGTATTCCTGGTGACGGCGGTGCTGTCGGCGCTGCTGGCCTATGCCATCGGCAAGCTCAAGACCCTTCAGGGCGCAGGGCGGCTGGGCTGGGTCAGGCTGATTCCCTGA
- a CDS encoding glycerate kinase translates to MTSSRPALRPPVVVIAPDSFKGSLSAEDVARAIGAGIQAAIPDAEIRLRPIADGGEGTLDALMHAGGERFAVACRNAAGQMTEALVGILKDGSAVVESAAIVGLTDTAGTAVAVERRSTLGVGDAIKALLDRGARSFLVALGGSSTNDGGAGLLAALGVVFYDAAGVEVAPAPAELHRVVRVDASGLDARVKEAHFVAMSDVDNPLCGAEGATAVFGPQKGVQPDQVAPLDQTLAHFAQVLEEALGRQAATLPGAGAAGGLGYALLMLGAQFRSGAQTVADHIGLDQALTGADWLITGEGRSDAQTLHGKAPFIASQRARQLGVPATLLSGGIDRHSLAQLQTSFSGCFSIVFGPGALQDAIAQAPQLLQASAEQLARLWQSAAAMR, encoded by the coding sequence ATGACTTCTTCCCGCCCTGCCCTTCGCCCTCCCGTCGTTGTCATCGCCCCCGATTCCTTCAAGGGTTCGCTCTCGGCCGAGGACGTAGCCCGCGCCATCGGCGCTGGCATCCAGGCGGCGATTCCGGATGCGGAAATCCGCCTGCGTCCCATCGCCGATGGCGGCGAAGGCACGCTCGACGCGCTCATGCATGCGGGCGGCGAGCGCTTCGCCGTCGCCTGCCGCAATGCCGCTGGCCAGATGACCGAGGCGCTGGTGGGCATCCTCAAGGATGGCAGCGCGGTGGTCGAATCAGCGGCCATCGTCGGTCTCACCGATACGGCTGGCACGGCGGTGGCCGTGGAGCGCCGCAGTACGCTGGGGGTGGGCGACGCCATCAAGGCGCTGCTCGATCGCGGCGCGCGCAGCTTCCTGGTCGCCTTGGGCGGCAGCAGCACCAATGACGGCGGCGCCGGCCTGCTGGCCGCGCTGGGCGTGGTGTTCTACGATGCGGCAGGGGTTGAGGTCGCGCCGGCCCCGGCCGAACTGCACCGAGTGGTGCGGGTGGACGCCTCCGGGCTCGATGCGCGTGTGAAAGAGGCGCACTTCGTGGCCATGTCCGATGTCGATAATCCGCTCTGCGGCGCAGAAGGCGCGACCGCCGTGTTCGGCCCGCAAAAAGGGGTGCAGCCCGACCAGGTTGCGCCCCTGGACCAGACCCTGGCGCACTTTGCCCAGGTGCTGGAAGAAGCGCTCGGCCGCCAGGCAGCCACCCTGCCCGGCGCGGGCGCCGCCGGCGGTCTGGGCTATGCCCTGCTGATGCTGGGCGCGCAGTTCCGCTCGGGGGCGCAGACAGTCGCCGATCATATCGGCCTGGACCAAGCCCTCACCGGCGCCGACTGGCTCATCACCGGCGAAGGCCGCAGCGATGCCCAGACCCTGCACGGCAAAGCGCCCTTCATCGCCAGCCAGCGCGCACGTCAACTGGGGGTGCCTGCCACCCTGCTCTCCGGCGGTATCGATCGGCATTCGCTGGCGCAACTGCAGACCAGCTTCTCGGGCTGCTTCTCCATCGTCTTCGGCCCCGGCGCGCTGCAGGACGCCATCGCCCAGGCGCCGCAACTGCTGCAAGCCAGCGCGGAACAGTTGGCCCGCCTGTGGCAAAGCGCCGCGGCGATGCGCTGA
- the dmeF gene encoding CDF family Co(II)/Ni(II) efflux transporter DmeF, whose translation MQSTSPFRHEHVYLGANHDRNTRRTLWVVVLTAVMMVAEIAAGYLTGSMALLADGFHMATHTGALAIAAGAYVFARRHAHDQRFSFGTGKVGDLAGFASALVLAVIAIGIGGGSLWRLASPSPVEFGEAIVIAVIGLMVNIASALLLMEGHHHDHAHHDAHAHHAHHTHHTHHSDHGHGKDHPPHHHAHAHDNNLRSAYLHVVADALTSVLAIAALLAGLYLGWTWLDPAMGVVGAVVIARWSYSLLRASATVLLDVTDEQVATRIRQALADEPVQIDDLHVWRIGPTARAAIVSLSGPAEQEETPLRQKLAALEQLQHLSLEYRRLPA comes from the coding sequence ATGCAAAGCACCTCCCCCTTCCGCCATGAGCATGTCTACCTGGGCGCCAATCACGACCGCAACACCCGGCGCACGCTGTGGGTGGTCGTCCTGACGGCGGTGATGATGGTGGCCGAGATCGCAGCCGGCTACCTGACCGGCTCCATGGCCCTGCTGGCCGACGGCTTCCATATGGCCACCCACACCGGCGCACTGGCCATCGCAGCCGGCGCCTATGTATTTGCACGCCGACACGCGCACGACCAGCGTTTCAGCTTCGGCACAGGCAAGGTGGGCGACCTGGCCGGCTTCGCTTCGGCGCTGGTGCTGGCGGTGATCGCCATTGGCATCGGCGGCGGATCGCTATGGCGGCTGGCCAGCCCCAGCCCGGTAGAGTTCGGCGAAGCCATCGTGATCGCGGTGATCGGCCTGATGGTCAACATTGCCAGCGCACTGCTGCTGATGGAAGGACATCACCATGATCACGCCCATCATGATGCTCATGCGCACCACGCCCATCACACCCATCACACCCATCACTCCGATCACGGACACGGCAAGGACCATCCCCCTCATCACCATGCCCATGCCCACGACAACAACCTGCGCTCAGCCTACCTGCATGTGGTGGCCGACGCGCTGACCTCGGTGCTGGCCATCGCCGCCCTGCTGGCCGGTCTCTACCTCGGCTGGACCTGGCTGGATCCGGCCATGGGCGTGGTCGGCGCGGTGGTGATCGCACGCTGGTCGTACAGCCTGCTGCGCGCCAGTGCGACCGTGTTGCTGGACGTGACCGATGAACAGGTGGCAACCCGCATCCGCCAGGCGCTGGCCGACGAGCCGGTGCAGATCGACGACTTGCATGTCTGGCGCATCGGCCCGACCGCGCGCGCAGCCATTGTCAGCCTGTCCGGCCCGGCAGAGCAGGAAGAAACGCCCTTGCGGCAAAAGCTCGCCGCCCTGGAGCAATTGCAGCATCTGAGCCTCGAATACCGGCGACTGCCGGCCTGA